One Sphingobacteruim zhuxiongii DNA window includes the following coding sequences:
- a CDS encoding glycosyltransferase, translating into MRYAYFDFIYNLGGAQKSTIDLINNLSSNGFDILLFDAHGECDRFTQAANQKGLKYYVVKPIDNSVLGRKNKFKRILSILRYFPTYFATTLSLIRKVREDKVEFIWTNTFKGLFPLLLVKFFLKKRIGFFVRGEGAFKHGSKLKTFLHKNFVDVFFVQSENIRSQSNYFSQNHNNVFIINNIIDLDALDIGDNFDFDKNFINIALPASVIPEKGIKEAIEAMKTLVAKCNIKLYIIGNTFEGKANTRAFFQEMKDYIAKYELDNHIEFLGFRDDVLNIIKGADLVLLPSYSEGMPRVVMEAMALETFVIATNVGAIPDLLFNNLDYMIKPRDHREIEKAILKFVSERRYLGDKLESNKNFIQANYSRANQLARFKMFTDWL; encoded by the coding sequence ATGAGATACGCTTACTTCGATTTTATTTACAATTTGGGTGGGGCGCAAAAATCCACGATTGATTTAATAAATAACTTATCTTCAAACGGCTTTGATATCTTACTTTTCGACGCACATGGAGAGTGTGATCGATTTACGCAGGCAGCGAATCAAAAAGGTCTTAAATACTATGTGGTTAAACCGATAGACAATTCTGTATTAGGAAGGAAGAACAAGTTTAAAAGGATATTGTCAATTTTGAGATATTTTCCGACTTACTTCGCAACGACGCTTTCTTTAATACGTAAAGTTCGAGAAGATAAAGTAGAATTTATTTGGACGAATACATTTAAAGGACTCTTTCCGCTATTGTTAGTTAAGTTTTTTTTGAAAAAACGAATAGGTTTTTTCGTTAGGGGTGAAGGAGCGTTTAAACATGGTTCGAAACTGAAAACATTTTTGCATAAAAACTTTGTTGACGTTTTTTTTGTTCAATCTGAAAATATTCGTTCACAATCAAATTATTTTAGCCAAAATCATAATAACGTTTTTATTATTAATAATATCATTGATCTCGATGCATTAGATATTGGGGATAATTTCGATTTCGACAAAAATTTTATCAATATCGCGTTACCCGCGTCTGTAATTCCTGAAAAGGGGATAAAAGAAGCAATCGAAGCAATGAAAACCTTAGTCGCCAAATGCAATATAAAATTATATATTATTGGGAATACTTTTGAAGGAAAGGCAAACACTCGAGCTTTTTTTCAAGAAATGAAAGACTATATAGCGAAGTATGAGTTAGATAATCATATTGAGTTTTTAGGATTTCGCGATGATGTTTTAAACATAATTAAAGGCGCGGATTTGGTTCTTCTTCCTAGTTATTCAGAAGGCATGCCGAGAGTAGTTATGGAAGCGATGGCTTTGGAGACTTTTGTCATTGCTACGAACGTCGGCGCAATTCCTGATTTGCTATTTAATAATCTGGATTATATGATAAAACCAAGGGATCATCGCGAAATAGAGAAGGCTATCCTGAAGTTTGTCTCGGAGCGCAGGTATTTAGGTGATAAGTTAGAGAGTAACAAAAATTTTATTCAAGCAAATTATTCTAGAGCGAATCAACTTGCTCGTTTCAAGATGTTTACAGATTGGTTATGA
- a CDS encoding serine O-acetyltransferase, whose protein sequence is MNVFQKLKCDYKQYKNSQRASSIAIFGFVIFNAGFRAVFLYRLGFYFRTKKLRLLAIVCEKIMHHLCNCWISTNAKIGEGFCIRHVGCIVIGGRVVVGRNFDIRQGVTLGGNSNKRDMDGNSQPIIGNNVLVGAGAKILGPVKIGDFCKIGANAVVITSFDGNSSIGGVPARLLNKK, encoded by the coding sequence ATGAATGTTTTTCAAAAGTTAAAGTGCGATTACAAACAATACAAAAATTCACAACGAGCATCCTCCATTGCAATTTTTGGTTTTGTGATTTTTAATGCTGGCTTCAGAGCTGTGTTTTTATATCGTTTGGGGTTTTATTTTAGAACGAAAAAACTAAGGTTGCTTGCTATTGTTTGTGAAAAGATAATGCATCACTTGTGTAATTGTTGGATAAGTACGAATGCTAAAATTGGGGAAGGCTTTTGTATTCGACATGTTGGCTGTATCGTGATTGGCGGCAGGGTGGTTGTTGGTAGAAATTTTGACATTCGGCAAGGGGTTACGCTAGGTGGTAACTCGAATAAACGTGATATGGACGGCAATTCTCAACCTATTATTGGTAATAATGTACTGGTCGGTGCTGGAGCAAAAATTCTTGGCCCAGTTAAGATTGGTGATTTTTGCAAGATTGGCGCAAATGCTGTGGTAATAACTTCATTTGATGGAAACAGCAGTATAGGAGGTGTACCAGCTAGGCTTCTAAATAAGAAATGA
- a CDS encoding O-antigen ligase family protein, with translation MKKIYNILNILFVASLFALGPTMLFAVPNYLFIILLVVSALFIISDRLYLRVLSNKEVSIQIQFALILLITAMLSRYADEALAGFLSFFIACVMGIFSSFLIKDENDFKRILTAITVGGFILVVFYMRSASLSALQTRQLTEGVLSLNSFSHTIIISFCAGFMLLNLSISKPFKFLIIGILFVFFIALILSGSRQSLVTILTLFVVYIVVKSLLLKKGGIKNILIGVVALISVGYFLMLYGSDTVLLKRMAETNVEEDERFELITIAFELFLNSPIIGHGIGTFKYYNDFYVYTHNTFLELLFVGGILSLFLFLKGHYSLVKFIFLGKFPNLGLSAASIAVLISFIISGQFFIFYDSKLALILFFSIIYFHRNLYSYER, from the coding sequence GTGAAAAAGATATACAACATATTGAATATCCTATTTGTCGCATCTCTTTTTGCGTTAGGACCTACGATGTTATTCGCTGTGCCAAATTATTTATTTATAATTCTATTGGTAGTAAGCGCTTTGTTTATAATAAGCGATAGACTGTATTTGAGAGTTCTTTCCAACAAAGAAGTTTCCATCCAAATACAATTTGCATTAATATTGTTGATTACAGCTATGTTGTCAAGGTACGCAGATGAAGCACTCGCTGGTTTTCTTAGTTTTTTTATTGCATGTGTGATGGGAATATTTTCGTCTTTCCTTATAAAAGACGAAAATGATTTTAAGAGAATACTAACTGCAATTACCGTTGGGGGATTTATTCTTGTTGTTTTCTATATGCGTAGTGCCAGCTTGAGCGCTCTGCAAACACGTCAGTTAACTGAGGGAGTTTTAAGTTTAAATTCATTTTCGCACACGATAATAATAAGCTTTTGTGCTGGATTTATGTTGTTGAATTTAAGTATTTCAAAACCTTTTAAATTTTTAATCATCGGAATACTATTTGTTTTCTTTATAGCATTAATTCTTTCTGGTTCCCGACAGTCTTTAGTCACGATTCTTACTTTGTTCGTTGTTTATATCGTGGTTAAGTCACTTCTTCTTAAAAAAGGAGGTATTAAGAATATTCTAATTGGCGTGGTCGCTCTCATATCTGTCGGATATTTTTTAATGTTATATGGTTCAGATACGGTGCTTCTTAAACGGATGGCGGAGACTAATGTTGAAGAAGACGAAAGATTTGAATTAATAACTATCGCATTTGAGCTGTTCTTAAACTCACCAATAATAGGGCATGGTATAGGGACTTTCAAGTATTATAATGATTTTTATGTCTATACGCATAATACATTTTTGGAACTTTTGTTTGTCGGCGGTATATTGAGCTTATTTTTGTTTTTAAAAGGACACTATTCTTTAGTAAAATTTATTTTTCTTGGAAAATTTCCAAACTTAGGACTTTCTGCTGCGAGTATTGCCGTTCTTATAAGTTTTATTATAAGTGGTCAATTTTTTATTTTTTACGACTCTAAATTAGCATTGATTTTATTTTTTTCAATTATTTATTTTCATCGCAACTTATATTCTTATGAACGGTAG
- a CDS encoding oligosaccharide flippase family protein, whose product MSILKKGIITSMSSYLSLGLGLVQTMIVSRALGPELVGQMSLLRQVAVFGAQIGSFGLPMGIIYFINKRKLDRDTVIGSTLIATQLLSLLSSVIVALMLIYADFFGEVNIIIILSVIGFIFFSNSRTVFHSLNIADQDVKRMSLIDVLPTVLCVGILLFLYLYDLLNLNNILFLNIFIWPLIGLILALLIQKNRIKLTFSINVKYLKEAFSYGSQVNLSDFLVLINSSITLFILKYYTSDFTSVGYFSRAISVTTLINTAFISFLRLLYSHWAQLSGIELKKSVERIMNFLVLVSIVGCILIGLFGDWIVLILFGKEFLPATSLVQIIIFGATGFLISKSLLKLFISDGNVKYNLVCLLVGGISNIILSVILIKLYGVKGAGFAQLFSSILMGLTALYIAKSRYGISISRILIPNFSIKNIKNIIKR is encoded by the coding sequence TTGTCGATTTTAAAGAAAGGAATAATAACATCGATGTCCAGCTACTTATCTCTAGGGCTCGGCTTGGTGCAAACAATGATTGTGAGTAGAGCATTGGGTCCTGAGCTGGTTGGACAGATGTCTTTATTAAGGCAGGTCGCTGTTTTTGGGGCCCAGATTGGTAGTTTTGGATTACCGATGGGTATCATATATTTTATAAATAAGAGAAAATTGGATCGCGATACGGTAATCGGTAGTACATTGATTGCCACACAGTTATTATCACTATTAAGTTCTGTAATTGTTGCGTTAATGTTGATTTATGCTGATTTTTTTGGCGAGGTTAATATTATTATAATATTGTCGGTTATAGGATTTATCTTTTTCTCTAATTCCAGAACCGTTTTTCATTCGTTAAATATCGCCGATCAAGATGTTAAACGAATGTCGTTAATTGATGTTTTACCTACTGTACTTTGTGTTGGTATATTATTGTTTCTTTATTTGTACGACTTATTGAATCTAAATAATATTCTTTTCTTAAATATTTTTATTTGGCCGTTAATTGGATTAATATTGGCATTATTGATACAAAAGAATAGAATTAAGTTGACTTTCAGCATCAATGTTAAGTACTTAAAAGAAGCTTTCTCTTATGGTAGTCAAGTTAATCTTTCTGATTTTCTTGTACTAATAAACAGTTCTATTACATTATTTATTCTAAAATATTATACTTCGGATTTTACATCAGTCGGATATTTTTCAAGAGCAATATCAGTAACAACCCTGATTAATACTGCATTCATCAGCTTTTTGAGATTACTTTACTCACATTGGGCTCAACTGAGTGGTATCGAGTTAAAAAAAAGTGTAGAGCGAATTATGAATTTTCTAGTCCTTGTTTCCATTGTAGGATGCATATTGATTGGACTTTTTGGGGATTGGATCGTTTTGATATTGTTCGGGAAGGAGTTTTTGCCAGCGACGAGTCTGGTTCAAATTATAATTTTTGGGGCAACTGGTTTTTTAATAAGCAAATCCTTGCTGAAACTCTTTATATCTGATGGTAATGTAAAATATAATTTAGTCTGCTTATTAGTTGGAGGGATCAGCAATATTATTTTGAGCGTGATTTTAATTAAACTATACGGTGTAAAAGGAGCTGGATTCGCGCAATTATTTTCAAGTATTCTCATGGGATTAACTGCCTTGTATATAGCTAAGTCACGTTATGGCATTTCTATCTCTAGAATCTTGATTCCGAATTTTTCAATTAAGAATATCAAGAACATTATAAAACGATGA